TGTGAAAATGAATTAAAAAGACAATCCCAGGAAATTTTTATTATTTAAACATATATATTAATAAATTTAAGAAAATTGTACCATAATTTCGTTAATACATGTACTAATTTTGTTTCATTATATAAACATGACAAATATCTGTCTTATTCCAAAAACGGCTAGACCAAATAGGATGACCGAGCTGAGACCTATCAGTTTTTGCAACGTTGGATATAAAATTATTTCAAAGGTACTATGCCAGAGGTTTAAAGGTTTATTACCAAATTTGATTTCGGAAACTCAGTCTGCGTTTGTGTCTGGAAGATTAATTTCTGACAATATCCTTATTGCTCAGGAGATGTTTCATGGTCTCCGTACAAATAATTCATGCAAGGATAAATTTCTGGCAATTAAGACAGACATGAGTAAAACTTATGACAGAGTTGAGTGGTCTTTTGTCAAGCGGTTATTGTTGAAGGTGGGTTTCTCTATTGATTGGGTGGCCCTAATGATGCAATGTATTTCTTTAGTTAATTATAAGGTCCTTTTAAATGGACAACCAAAATGGCATATTGTCTCGGAGAGAGGCTTAAGGCAAGGTGATGCATTGTCACCATACTTATTTATTCTTTGTACTGAGGCTCTTATAGCTAATATTAGAAAACAGGAAAGAGAGAAACGCCTAAAGGGTTTAAAAGTTTCACGAGGAAGCCCATCTATTTCTCATCTTCTATTTGCGGATGATAATTTATTTTTCTGTAAGGCCACTCCGGAGGAATGTGGGGTTATATTAAAACTCCTTAAAGACTATGAGGCGGTGTCTGGACAACAAATTAATTTTCAGAAATCCTCGGTGCAATTCGGTCACAAGGTTCCAGATAATATAAGGTTGGATATTCATAATATCCTTGGTATTACTAATTTGGGAGGGATGAGGACTTATTTGGGCATACCGGAGAGTCTAGGGGGATCAAAAATACAAATCTTTGGCTTCCTAAATGAACGAGTAAATAATAAAGTGAATGGTTGGACAGTTCGGTTTTTTACAAGAAGGGGAAAGGAAGTATTAATTAAATCAGTGGCTTCACCGATGCCAACACATGTCATGTCATGTTTCAGACTTCTTAAAGGGGTAACGAAGAAAATAACAAGTACTCTTTCACATTTCTGGTGGGGAGGTAGTGGAAACAAAAAAGGAATGCATTGGCTTTCATGGGATAAAGTATGTACCCATAAGGAGGAGGGGGCTGAGTTTTAGAGATCTTCAAGATTTCAATACAGCCCTGTTGGCTAAACAATTCTGGCGTTTATTGGACAAACCAGATTGTTTGTTGTTTGTTCTCAAAGGTTTTCAAAGGATGATATTTTCGGAATACCGATCCTCTGGACGAACACAGATCTTACTCATCCTCTTATGGATGGAGAAGTATCTGCTCAGCTAGATTTCTGGTTAAAAGAGGGCTAATCAAAAGAGTGGGAACATGACAGTCTATCTCTGTATGGACAGATCCGTGGATCCCCGCTCCTCGCCCGAGGTCAGCACTACCAAAAAATACTACTCAATTTTTAAATCATTCTTTAAGGGTGGAACATCTCATCAATCCGGTTGATCGTTCATGGAATGTGGATTTGCTAAATGCTTATATACATCCTGATGATGTGAAACTAATTATGGGTCTGGCGGTCAGTAGATTCCATAAACCAGACACATTTGGATGGAGTTTTATGGAGTCTAGTAAATATTCGGTTAGATCAGGGTTCAGGGTTATATCTTTATATCCAGATAGAGTTCAAAAAAGTTTATCTTTTGGACCAAATATTAAACCTTTGTTGGCGTTTTCTTGGAAATTGAAGTGTCCTCCAAAGTTGAGACATTTTGGGTGGCAAATTTTATCTGGTACGCTACCAGTTTCAAAAAACCTTAAGGCACGGGGAATTGATTGTGACACACGCTGTAGTATGTGTGGGGCAGATGAAGAGTCCATTAATCATGTCTTTTTCGAATGTCCCCCAGCACTACAAACATGGGCACTTTCGAGGATCCTGTCCTCCCCGACAATTTTTCCATCATCTTTGGTTTTCACCAGTATGGATTATCTATACTGGAGACTGCCGAAGGAGGATGACTTTAGTTATTTTCCTTGGATACTATGGTATATATGGAACGCACGAATGATAAGATTTACTCGAACAGGAATGAGAACCCGTTGGAGATTCTTCGGCTGGCTGATGTGGAATGTACGGTTTGGATGGAGGCTCAATTATTAGTGAACCCTGGAAAATACTAGAGTTTGTTCTATTGATGGAGCCTGAAAAGAAGATGACATATTTACAGGACAAGGGTGGTTCTGCCGAAAGAGTGGCTCGACAGATGTTATGATGGGGGCGATGAATCTTCGTAGAAGCCTGTCACCCATGCATGCTGAGTGTGAAGCACTAATTTGGGCAATGAAGTGCATGAAGACCCTACAATTTTCTGATGTAGTTTTTGCGAGGGATTGTTCTCAATTGGTGAAGATGGTGTCGACACCTGAAGAATGACCAACTCTCTCTACACACATGAAAGAATTCAGCCGCAGTAAGACTTTCTTCCCTGACTTCCGGATCAGACATATTCCAAGAGCACAAAACATCTTGGCGGACAAACTTGCACGTGGTGCGAGGAGTTCTCCTTCAGCTGTGCTTTATGTCGATTATATCCCACCGGTTTGGCTTTCTGAATCGGTTAGATCGGCTTAGTAGTTCTAAATGTTGTTGTAAAAAAAAAAAAAAAGACTTTGTGGTGATGAAACAACTGATGTTCTAACCTTTGACCTATAAAGCAGTACGCAAAGAGCTCAACAAAACCGAATACTAAAAAAAGCCTTTTCATCTTCTGCTTCTCAAGTCTCCAATGGGTTTGGGGAGATCTTCTTCTTCTTCATCGGCTCTGAAATGGCTTGGCTTCGTTACGGCTGTTTGGGTCCAATCCATCTCCGGCAACAACTACACCTTCTCCAATTACTCTGACGCTCTCAAATCCCTAATGAACCTCACTCAGGTCGAGCTCAACAGCCTCTCCGTCGCTAAGGACGTCGGAAAAGCCTTCGGAATCCTCGCAGGACTTGCTTCAGATCGTCTTTCCACTCCAGTCATCCTCCTCATCGGCTGTTTCGAAGGCCTTCTCGGTTACGGTGTACAATGGCTCGTCGTGAGCCGCACCATCCAACCTCTCCCTTATTGGCAGGTTCTGTAGATTCATCATTTCATAACTGGAAACAGGGCGTCCGGTTTTATAATTTATAAAAATATTTAACTTTAGATTGATAAATCCAAACATATTTCAATTTTTTTAAAAACAAAAAATTTCATCACAAATAAATTTTGTAGAAAATTAAAAATTGAAGTAAATATAAAATTTAGGAGTTTAATTTTTCTTTTTCTTTAGACACTTTGAAATGTTAGATTTCTTGGACTTGACGTCATTTCGAAACTCTGTTGTTTTTGTTGTTGTGTAGATGTGTGTGTTTCTCTGTATGGGAGGAAACAGCACGACGTGGATTAACACGGCGGTTCTTGTAACGTGCATAAGGAACTTCCGGAGAAACCGTGGTCCTGTTTCAGGGATTCTCAAAGGCTACGTCGGCTTGAGCACTGCTATTTTCACGGTGGTGTGCACTGCTTTGTTCTCCTCCGATCCAGCCTCCTTTCTTGTTCTCCTCTCCGTCGTGCCATTCGCCGTCTGTCTCACGGCGGTTTTCTTCCTCCGTGAAGTTCCTCCGGCTACTTCCACCGCCGAGGAAAACGAAGAGTCTCGCTACTTCGCAGTGTTCAACATAGTGGCCATTGTCGTCGCCGTGTACCTTCAGTCGTACGACGTTATCGGAATCAAAACCGGAGCTGTCTCCGTCGCATTCGCCTCTGTGCTTCTCATACTCTTAGCTTCACCTATCGCCGTCCCTTTCCACGCCTACGTTCGGAGTTTAAATCTGAACGAAGAAGACGTAGAAGGACGAGTCGATGAACCTTTGCTGAGATCGGAGATCGCCGAAGAGACGGAGGTTGGTGCTGCCGCGGCGGCGGATAATGAGTTACCACCGTCTCCTACGCTTCTAAAGGAGGAGGAAAAGAGCCACGGAGGTATAGAGAAGAAGAGACCGGTGCTTGGAGAAGACCACACCATATTAGAAGCGGCGTTGACCGTTGACTTTTGGGTGTTGTTTTTGTCGTTTTTGTGTGGAGTAGGAACTGGTTTAGCTGTAATGAACAACATGGGTCAGATAGCGCTTGCGCTTGGTTTTATAGACGTCTCCATCTTTGTCTCCATGATGAGCATTTGGGGTTTCTTTGGTCGGATTCTCTCCGGTACCATCTCCGAGCACTTTATTAAGTAAGTCACTTCACTAAACCCTAAAGATTCGTCTAAATATGGAAACTAATTTGATAATTGGAAAGAAACTAATTGTTTAACGTGACTTGAAAGCTTCTCATGATCATTTTAAGAGAAAAGTATATTTGATTTCTTTTCCACTTACTTTGAATTAAATATTTTTCCATTTACATGATCTTTTATTTATGATGATTTTTTTAAAATAAGACATGAAAGTAAATTCCATTTACGTAGTTATTTAATTCCTTATGTAAAAGTTTCCTTGTCTAACAATGGACCGGTACAATATCTTGTACCCGGGGACCATTAAAAGATCTTTTATAATTTTATTTGACATGAAATCATGGAAATTTTGAATAGTCTTTAGTACTTTTTCTTTTAGGACGAAAGGCTATTAAGAGAACTTTTATTAGATTGACAAATCTTGTAAGTTTGATATTTTCCTTTCCAATTTTATAGAAAAAATGGAACACCAAGACCATTATGGAACGCAGCATCTCAAGTTGTCATGGCCGTAGGATATCTACTGATGGCTTTAGCTATACCCGGTTCACTCTACTTCGGTTCAGTTGTTGTTGGGGCTTGTTACGGAGTCCGGTTAGCCATAACAGTACCAATCGCCTCAGAACTCTTTGGTCTCAAGTACTACGGACTCTTGTACAACATCCTCATACTTAATTTTCCTCTTGGCTCATTCCTTTTTTCCGGTCTTCTTGCGGGTTTGCTCTACGATGCTGAAGCTACACCGACTCCTGATGGAGGCAACACGTGCGTGGGAGCACATTGTTACCGTTTAGTCTTCATTGTAATGGCATTTACATCCATCATTGGAGTTGGTCTTGACCTCTGGCTTGCGTTCAGAACTAAGGAGATTTATACCAAGATTCATGCGAGCAAGAAGGTTAAGAGATCTAGCGGTAGTGTTAGATGAAAAATTGTGTTTAAACTAGATAGCTTTTGGGTAAAATCATTTTTGGGTAAAATCATTTTTGGGTACACTAGTTCTATTAGTAATATGTAGACTATATTCGTTACCATTGGATGGGATGTTTGTACACTTTCACTTTTGAAGTATTTGTGTAAAAACCAGTTGTATGGTTCAAAATTTCAGATAGGAAATCAGTATTTTACATTTTCACGATTACTTTCTGTTTGTATCTTCTTTTTTTTTTCAAAGTTGTCCAAAAATTAAGGTTTAACACTTAACAGTATGTTTTATGTAGAATCACAAGTTTAGGTCCTTAGTTTTTGGTCAATGAAACGAGCCTAAACGCCTAAACCAAAAACATGATTACAATATAAGTCAGTCTAAAGAGACTTAGCAATGTTTTCATAACTGTTGTTTACTTTTTTATGCACTTTCTCTGTTAATCACACATTTTGTTTGTAAACAATCCAAATAATGTACTTAGAAAATGGAACATTAAAAATTGGAAAACATAAACCATGTATTTTTTTGGACAAACCATACTTCCATTCATTCATTTAGAGTTTCAAACCGTTGGGTTTTCCCTCATTAGCCCAACATTAATCACTAATCAACCTATAACCAAGAAGTCCAAGAAGAAAAAATATCTAGAGAAAAATGGAGAAAGATGAAGAAGTGGGTAGAGGAAGAAGTGTGTAGAAGATGGAGAAGTGTCTAGAATTAGCTTGTAGTTACTCTTCCACTAGTATAAATAGGAGTGTAGAGCTCACTTGTATCATCATCCAAGAATCAAGCAAAGCAATAGAGAGAAAACATTTCATAAAGAGTTCTAAGAGTCTTTAAGAAATCTCCAAACATAAGCCTTAGTGAAAATTTCTTTCCTAAAATAAGAAGGTTATCTTAAACACTAACCGTCTACATTCCATCTCAACCTCTCAAAAATATTATTATCCGCTAATTTTCCCAACAACTGGTATGAGAGCAAGGTTACCGTTCTCTTTGAAGAAGTAAAGATGGAGGCCACCGTTACCTTTGAAGGTGACATGTTCAATCTCACGACGGCCAACTTCTCTTATTGGAAACCGATGATGGAAGATCACCTTTATTGTAAGGATTTGCATGAGCCCATCATCATGAAGGATAAGCCGGAAGGAAAGGATGATAAAGCATGAGAGATTCTTAATAGGAAGGCAGTTGCCGTAATGCGTAAGTATGTCGACCGATCTCTCTTTGAACATGTCTCTACCTACACAAATGCTTTTGAATTATGGACAAAACTTGAATCCATGATTCAAAAGAAAACACCTCGAAACAAAGCTCTTCTTGTTCAACGGTTGGTAAAGTTGGAGTACAAGGATGGCCAGAGCATGATGGAGCACTTGAACAATTTCAAGGGGATTGTAAATCAGCTTAACAAAGTTGATATGAAGGTTGAAGACGAAATGCAAGCCCTTTTACTCCTTAGTTCACTACCGGAGAGTTGGGACACACTAGTTGTCACTCTAAGCAATTCAGCACCGGAGGGAAAGCTTACCATGGACACCGTCACTGATAGCCTTCTAAACAAAGAAATTCGCAGGAAGGAGCGAGGTTCGAGTTCTTATTCAGAAGCTAACATTGTTGATAGACGAGGTAGAGAAGAGACTCGTGGTCAAAACCGAAGCAGAGGACGAGACCAATCTCGAGGAAGATCCAAGTCACGTCCGAGAGTTACTTGCTATTACTGTGGCAAACAGGGTCACATGAAGTCGGAATGTCGGTTTTTCAAGAAAGACAAACAAGCTGGTAATATCAAACCAGACCGGTTCAATCCTACAAAGAAGCATGAAGAAAAGACTACCACCATTGTGGAAGACCAGAGCGAAGAATTATATCTCGTTGGAGAATGTAATCTTAGCTCTGATGATAGCTCATGGATCGTTGATTCTGGTGCTTCTTTTCACGTCACCCCTCATGGAAGCTTCTTCACAACCTATCAAAGTGGTGACTTTGGTAATGTTCAAATGGGAAATCAAGGAAGAAGCAAGATCATTGGAAAGGGGGATGTTATTCTTACATCAAACACTGGATGTAAGATAGTTCTCAAGGATGTGAGACATGTTCCCGACATGCGACTCAATCTCATATCAACCGGAAAGCTCGATGATGTCGGCTTGGACAGTCATTTTGGTGGTGGCAAATGGAAGTTAACCAAAGGAAGTTTGATCATGGCTCGAGGAAGAAAAGAAGGCTCTTTATATGTAACACAAGCCAAGCTTTGCAAGGAAGAAGTAAACGTTGCAAGTGATGACATCGATATATGGCACCGAAGACTCGGGCATATGAGTGAGAAAGGTTTAAGTATACTTTCTAGCAAGAAACTTCTTCCTGATATGAAAGGTATTTCTCTCTCACCATGTCATGATTGCTTAACCAGAAAAAACATAGGGTCGCTTTCCGAAGATCATCTACGCCTATGAGAAGAAAGCATATTCTTGATCTTGTGCATACTGACGTATGCTCCATGTCCGAGAAATCCAATGGAGGGGCATCATATTTCGTCACCTTTATTGATGACCATTCAAGGAAGGTATGGGTATACCTTTTGAAGTCAAAAGCTCAAGTTCTTGATGCTTTCAAGGAAATTTGTAGCCCAAGCAGAGCGAAGTACGGGTCAAAAAGTCAAGTGTGTTCGATCTGACAATGGTGGAGAGTACCGAGGTCCCTTTGAAGTGTTTTGCAAAGCTCATGGAATCACGATGGAGAAGATACCACCAAAGACGCCACAACTGAACGGGCTAGCAGAAAGAATGAATCGAACGATCACAGAAAGAGTTCGGTGCATGCTCTCTCATGCTAAACTACCCAAGACATTTTGGGGAGAAGCAAGAAAGACTGCAGTGGATGTCATAAATCTTACACCATCAGTTCCTTTGGAAGGCGATGTCCCGGAGGAAGTTTGGTCGGGTAAGAAGGTCTCTTACAACCATTTTTAAGGTGTTCGGTTGCAGAGTGTTTGTTCATATACCTAAGGATGAACGAGCCAAGCTAGACTCCAAGACTAAAGAGTGCATCTATCTTGGGTCACCAAGAGATGATTTCGGCTATCGGCTTTGGGATCCGGTTAACAGAAAAATTATTTGAAGCAGAGATGTTGTTTTCTTCGAAGATCAAACAATCGAAGACATCAACAAATGAAAGAAACCAAAGCTAAGGGTTGTAAGAAATGAAGATTCTCATAAGCCTCAAGATCATGAACAAGTGATTGGAGATGAGGGCGAAGGGGATCCTATCATGGATCCGAATGGTGATGAAGGTGAAGAAGAAGGTCAATTGGAGCCAGAGGAAGAACATGAGCCAAGTAGGTCTGGAAGAGAGAGAAGACCATCTGTACGATATTATCGAGATGAGTATGTTAATCATACAGATGAGGGGGAGCCTCAAAGCTATGAGGAGGCCATAGGAGACACTCATAGAGATGAGTGGGTTGAAGCTATGCAAGAAGAAATGCAATCCTTGCATGATAATCACACTTATGAGCTGATGAAGCTACCAAAAGGAAAGAGAGCCTTGAAGAACAAGTGTGTGTACAGGTTAAAGCATGAGGAGAGAAACTCAAATCCAAGATACAAAGCTCGATTGGTTGTGAAAGGATTCAACCAAAAGAAAGGCATAGATTTTGAAGAAATATTCTCTCCAGTGGTGAAGATGTCCTCTATCCGAGTGGTTCTTGGTCTAGCAGCAGTTCTAGACTTGGAGATTGAACAACTCGATGTCAAGACGGCCTTTCTACATGGTGAACTCGAGGAGGAGATCTATATGGAGCAACCTGAAGGATTCAAGGTTCCAGGAAAAGAAGACTTGGTGTGCCGATTAAAGAAGAGTCTTTACGGTCTCAAGCAAGCCCCAAGACAATGGTATAAGAAGTTTGACTCCTTCATGGTGGATCACAACTTCAAGAAAACCAAGAACGATCATTGCGTTTTTATAAAGAGGTACGAAAGCGGCGACTTTCTCATATTGTTGCTCTATGTTGACGATATGTTAATTGTGGGCCAAGATCGCAACAAGATAGCCACATTGAAGAAAGATTTGGGAAGGTGTTTTGTGATGAAAGATCTGGGGCAAGCGAGACAGATTCTTGGAATGAAAATCACTCGGGATAGACCAAAGAAGCTTTTGTGGTTATCCCAAGAACGATATGTTGAAAGGGTGTTGGAGAGATTCAACATGAATAAGGCAAAGCCAGTGAACACTCCACTTGGTGGACATTTCAAGTTATGTTCGGAGCATAAGTGAGAAGGAAAAAGAGGAAATGAAGATTACCCCATATGCATCAGCAGTGGGTAGTCTCATGTATGCTATGGTGTGCACCAGACCGGACATTGCCTATGCAGTAGGAGTTGTGAGTCGCTTTCTAGCGAATCCAGGAAAGGAGCATTGGAAAGCAGTTAAGTGGATCCTACGCTATCTACGAGGCACAACGAAGAAGTGTCTATGTTTTGGCAATGGAAAATTGGAGCTGAACGGTTACACCGATGCAGATTGGGCTGGTGATAAAGATTCAAGGAAATCAACATCAGGATTTGTGACTACCTTTCAGGGGGAACTGTTTCTTGGCAATCGAAGCTACAAAAGTGTGTTGCCTTATCCACCACGGAAGCGGAGTACATCGCAGCAACGGAAACATGCAAGGAGATGCTATGGATGAAGAACTTCTTGCTTGAGTTGAGAGTAAAGCAAGACAAGTACAACATGCTATGTGACAACCAAAGTGCTATTCACCTAGCAAAGAATCCAACATTTCACTCTCGCTCGAAGCACATCGACATTC
The DNA window shown above is from Brassica oleracea var. oleracea cultivar TO1000 chromosome C3, BOL, whole genome shotgun sequence and carries:
- the LOC106332970 gene encoding protein NUCLEAR FUSION DEFECTIVE 4-like; the protein is MGLGRSSSSSSALKWLGFVTAVWVQSISGNNYTFSNYSDALKSLMNLTQVELNSLSVAKDVGKAFGILAGLASDRLSTPVILLIGCFEGLLGYGVQWLVVSRTIQPLPYWQMCVFLCMGGNSTTWINTAVLVTCIRNFRRNRGPVSGILKGYVGLSTAIFTVVCTALFSSDPASFLVLLSVVPFAVCLTAVFFLREVPPATSTAEENEESRYFAVFNIVAIVVAVYLQSYDVIGIKTGAVSVAFASVLLILLASPIAVPFHAYVRSLNLNEEDVEGRVDEPLLRSEIAEETEVGAAAAADNELPPSPTLLKEEEKSHGGIEKKRPVLGEDHTILEAALTVDFWVLFLSFLCGVGTGLAVMNNMGQIALALGFIDVSIFVSMMSIWGFFGRILSGTISEHFIKKNGTPRPLWNAASQVVMAVGYLLMALAIPGSLYFGSVVVGACYGVRLAITVPIASELFGLKYYGLLYNILILNFPLGSFLFSGLLAGLLYDAEATPTPDGGNTCVGAHCYRLVFIVMAFTSIIGVGLDLWLAFRTKEIYTKIHASKKVKRSSGSVR